In the Euphorbia lathyris chromosome 5, ddEupLath1.1, whole genome shotgun sequence genome, one interval contains:
- the LOC136230712 gene encoding tubulin-folding cofactor C, which produces MEEEATDLPNSMKPEDLSLQNKHQAMLDRLSNRHQARSKSSTTSSSTDSTASFLSKFSESKHSIDSQISESSKLATTDPTLLKSHFVNISSSISSLEQLVAENSFLLPSYELRSALKTVSELRQSLENLNSELVPKKKFSFKNKSITKASPPDPKPAEVENPDTPKVVQTIRDSPGIRNKTNETLTKEFRGSDIGEFTLSDLDSCEVRLIGSVNSLFINRVRNCRVYSGPVIGSILIEEVENCVFVLASHQIRIHYAKGSDFYLRVRSRPIIEDCGGVRFAPYCLRYEGIEEDMREAGLGEETGNWSNVDDFKWLRAVQSPNWSVLENTERVGNIEIKDLGIRNSIN; this is translated from the coding sequence ATGGAAGAAGAAGCGACAGATCTCCCCAACTCAATGAAGCCTGAAGACCTTTCCCTTCAAAACAAGCATCAAGCAATGCTCGACCGCCTCTCTAACCGCCATCAAGCGCGTAGCAAGTCCTCCaccacctcctcctccaccGATTCCACAGCTTCCTTCCTCTCCAAATTTTCCGAATCCAAGCACTCAATAGATTCTCAAATTTCAGAATCATCTAAGCTTGCAACTACTGATCCCACACTCCTCAAATCCCACTTCGTCAATATCTCCTCCTCTATCTCCTCCCTTGAACAACTCGTTGCCGAGAACTCATTTCTGCTCCCCTCTTACGAGCTTCGCTCTGCGCTCAAAACTGTCTCGGAACTTAGACAATCTCTAGAAAATCTGAATTCCGAGCTCGTTCCCAAGAAGAAATTTTCCTTTAAGAACAAATCTATTACCAAAGCCTCACCACCTGATCCTAAACCAGCTGAAGTTGAAAATCCTGATACGCCAAAAGTAGTTCAAACTATCAGGGATTCACCGGGCATTCGAAACAAAACAAACGAGACACTGACGAAGGAATTCAGAGGGTCGGATATTGGCGAATTTACCTTATCGGATCTGGATTCCTGTGAAGTGAGGTTAATTGGAAGCGTAAATTCGCTTTTTATCAATCGAGTAAGGAATTGTAGGGTTTACAGTGGACCAGTGATTGGTTCAATTTTGATCGAGGAAGTTGAAAATTGCGTGTTTGTTTTGGCTTCTCATCAGATAAGGATACATTACGCAAAGGGAAGCGATTTTTATCTTAGAGTGAGGAGCAGGCCTATAATCGAGGACTGTGGAGGTGTTAGATTCGCACCTTACTGTTTGAGGTATGAAGGGATTGAGGAGGACATGAGAGAAGCAGGTTTGGGGGAGGAGACTGGGAATTGGAGCAATGTGGATGATTTCAAGTGGCTCAGGGCTGTGCAATCGCCTAATTGGTCTGTTTTGGAGAACACTGAGAGGGTGGGGAACATTGAGATTAAGGATTTGGGGATCAGGAATTCAATCAATTGA
- the LOC136229837 gene encoding LOW QUALITY PROTEIN: large ribosomal subunit protein uL29c (The sequence of the model RefSeq protein was modified relative to this genomic sequence to represent the inferred CDS: substituted 1 base at 1 genomic stop codon): MLSLSTSTFPAIPKSSFSGIQIRQPCLVPARVSVKTTRSLSSVVMMAKREEEIKEIRGLTTEQINEEVVDLKGELFMLRLQRSARNEFKSSEFRRMRKRVARMLTVKRERELEEGINKRLSRKLDRQWKKSIVVRPPPSLKKLQEEEAAAEAAESAXASWMVMVGVRKQDQTRMCMNGEGFVKLELVKVPDTSMKLADACWCYVSYYFCGIGVHGLKGICCVFADVSTCCVISNCFIMNKTE; this comes from the exons ATGTTGAGCCTTTCTACATCAACTTTCCCCGCAATTCCGAAATCCAGCTTCTCCGGCATCCAAATCCGGCAACCATGTCTTGTTCCCGCCCGGGTATCCGTCAAAACGACACGGTCTCTGTCGTCGGTAGTGATGATGgcgaagagagaagaagaaataaaggaaattagGGGCCTTACCACTGAGCAAATTAATGAAGAGGTCGTCGATCTTAAAGGTGAGCTCTTTATGCTTCGCCTTCAGAGGTCGGCGCGCAACGAGTTCAAGTCCAGCGAATTTCGCCGTATGCGCAAAAGG GTTGCTCGAATGCTTACTGTAAAGCGGGAAAGAGAGCTTGAGGAGGGGATCAACAAGAGGCTGTCAAGAAAGTTAGACCGGCAATGGAAGAAAAGCATTGTTGTGAGGCCGCCTCCATCATTAAAGAAGTTACAAGAAGAGGAGGCAGCTGCGGAAGCTGCGGAATCTGCATAAGCTTCAT GGATGGTTATGGTGGGTGTGAGGAAGCAAGATCAAACTAGAATGTGCATGAATGGTGAAGGATTTGTCAAGTTAGAACTTGTTAAGGTTCCTGATACTTCAATGAAACTAGCAGATGCATGTTGGTGTTATGTATCATATTACTTTTGTGGGATTGGTGTACATGGTCTTAAGGGGATCTGTTGTGTTTTTGCTGATGTTTCTACATGTTGTGTG ATCTCTAACTGTTTCATTATGAATAAAACTGAATGA